In one Haloplanus salinus genomic region, the following are encoded:
- a CDS encoding dihydrodipicolinate synthase family protein has product MPTAPTDSEYGTALVPTVTPFANGSVDADGVADIAEFVLTNGADGLVPCGTTGEFASLTLEEYETVVSTSVDAADGAPVLPGAASTSVAGTLERIDVAADAGADAVLIVLPYFHGANAPAGNERFLRAVLDDASLPVVLYNIPSCVGQSIDADLIEAVADHPTLAGMKDTSGDLTHLIDVIRRTGDDFHLFQGWDSQLVPAVALGATGGINAVSNYLPGLMAEAIDAAATNDVARGRDLQLNHIAPLFNTSLEFGFAPTTKAALTERGVIDDDAVRPPLVELDDDQVATVRDVLDETLAVAE; this is encoded by the coding sequence ATGCCAACAGCACCCACCGACTCGGAGTACGGTACGGCTCTCGTGCCGACGGTGACGCCCTTCGCGAACGGTTCGGTCGACGCCGACGGCGTCGCGGACATCGCGGAGTTCGTCCTCACGAACGGCGCCGACGGCCTCGTCCCCTGTGGGACGACCGGCGAGTTCGCCAGCCTCACCCTCGAAGAGTACGAGACGGTCGTCTCGACGAGCGTCGACGCCGCGGACGGCGCGCCGGTCCTCCCCGGCGCGGCGTCGACGAGCGTCGCCGGCACCCTCGAACGCATCGACGTCGCCGCCGACGCCGGCGCCGACGCCGTCCTGATCGTCCTGCCCTACTTCCACGGCGCGAACGCCCCCGCCGGCAACGAGCGGTTCCTGCGTGCCGTCCTCGACGACGCGTCGCTCCCGGTCGTCCTCTACAACATCCCCTCGTGTGTCGGACAGTCAATCGACGCCGACCTGATCGAGGCGGTGGCGGACCACCCCACCCTCGCGGGCATGAAGGACACGAGCGGCGATCTGACGCATCTCATCGACGTGATCCGGCGAACTGGCGACGACTTCCACCTGTTCCAGGGGTGGGACAGCCAGCTCGTCCCCGCCGTCGCGCTCGGCGCCACCGGCGGCATCAACGCGGTGTCGAACTACCTGCCCGGGCTGATGGCCGAGGCCATCGACGCGGCGGCTACGAACGACGTGGCGCGCGGCCGTGATCTGCAGTTGAACCACATCGCGCCCCTGTTCAACACGTCCCTGGAGTTCGGGTTCGCGCCCACGACGAAGGCGGCGCTGACCGAGCGCGGCGTCATCGACGACGACGCGGTGCGGCCGCCGCTGGTCGAACTCGACGACGACCAGGTCGCGACGGTGCGGGACGTCCTCGACGAGACGCTCGCCGTCGCCGAGTAG
- a CDS encoding COG1361 S-layer family protein, giving the protein MRQVTIFAVVGCLLLAPVVPAVASSVVTGNPELSHSVADDTFQPNQRAQLTVVTTNDGNIEDGGIGRFQEQVQTARSVQMDVREGRIGAPIDVKTGTVTAGSIGPGGVEEFTFALEIGDADPGTYTVPVEVTYRHARAVIYDETASGPSEIEYVWLDKERTVDLTIRIEEQASFDIVSEGTNRLFAGDTGSLAFTIKNTGTQPARNASVRLSSGASGLFFGSPATPAAETGVFVQSLEPDETRRVSVQVGATDDVTPGTYPVDAVVSYRDGNDIGQRSDTLTTGVTVRAERTFTLSDLDTSNFRVDENEATVSGQVTNTGPAPARNVVVRMREHGTVTPTNGEAAVGTLAPGESADVSFTAAIASDAEPGANSFTFDVEYENADGDVLTASNPLRKTAVIEAERDRFEVSNVSTAVTPGGTAQLSADVRYVGAEPISAANARLFASDPLSTSDDGAFLGRMEPGETSTATFRISATSDALPKEYASSIEVRYDEADGDTEFTDGMPIGVPVDEPSGGPPVPPVVVGVVVVLAVIGGVVWYRRR; this is encoded by the coding sequence ATGAGGCAGGTCACGATTTTCGCGGTCGTCGGCTGTCTGCTGCTGGCGCCGGTCGTTCCCGCCGTGGCGTCGAGCGTCGTCACCGGGAACCCCGAGTTGAGTCACAGCGTCGCCGACGACACGTTCCAGCCGAACCAACGGGCACAGCTGACCGTCGTCACGACCAACGACGGCAACATCGAAGACGGCGGTATCGGGCGGTTCCAGGAGCAAGTACAGACGGCACGGAGCGTCCAGATGGACGTACGCGAAGGGCGGATCGGCGCGCCCATCGACGTGAAGACGGGGACGGTGACGGCGGGGAGTATCGGCCCCGGCGGCGTCGAGGAGTTCACGTTCGCCCTCGAAATCGGCGACGCCGACCCCGGAACCTACACCGTACCGGTCGAGGTCACCTACCGCCACGCCCGCGCGGTAATCTACGACGAAACGGCGTCGGGTCCCTCGGAGATCGAGTACGTCTGGCTCGACAAGGAGCGGACGGTCGATCTGACGATCCGCATCGAGGAGCAGGCGTCCTTCGACATCGTCTCCGAAGGCACGAACCGGCTATTCGCCGGCGACACGGGGTCGCTGGCCTTCACGATCAAGAACACCGGAACACAGCCGGCACGGAACGCGTCGGTGCGCCTGTCCTCGGGCGCGTCGGGGCTCTTTTTCGGCAGTCCGGCGACGCCAGCGGCGGAGACGGGCGTGTTCGTGCAGTCCCTGGAGCCGGACGAGACGCGGCGGGTGTCGGTGCAGGTCGGCGCCACCGACGACGTCACGCCGGGCACGTACCCCGTCGACGCCGTCGTCTCCTATCGCGACGGGAACGACATCGGCCAGCGATCGGACACACTGACGACGGGCGTGACGGTCCGGGCGGAGCGCACGTTCACCCTGTCCGATCTCGACACGTCGAACTTCCGCGTCGACGAGAACGAAGCGACCGTCTCGGGGCAGGTCACGAACACCGGCCCGGCCCCCGCTCGGAACGTCGTGGTTCGGATGCGCGAACACGGGACGGTGACGCCGACGAACGGCGAAGCGGCAGTCGGGACGCTCGCTCCCGGCGAGTCCGCCGACGTTTCCTTCACCGCCGCCATCGCGAGCGACGCGGAACCGGGAGCGAACTCCTTCACCTTCGACGTGGAGTACGAGAACGCCGACGGCGACGTGCTCACGGCGTCGAACCCGCTCCGAAAGACGGCGGTGATCGAGGCCGAGCGCGACCGGTTCGAGGTGTCGAACGTCTCGACGGCGGTGACGCCGGGCGGGACGGCACAGCTCTCCGCCGACGTTCGCTACGTCGGCGCCGAGCCGATTTCGGCGGCCAACGCTCGCCTGTTCGCCAGCGATCCGCTCTCGACGTCCGACGACGGCGCGTTCCTCGGGCGGATGGAGCCGGGCGAGACGTCGACGGCCACGTTCCGGATCAGCGCCACGAGCGACGCCCTCCCCAAGGAGTACGCCTCCTCCATCGAAGTGCGGTACGACGAAGCCGACGGTGACACGGAGTTCACGGACGGCATGCCCATCGGCGTGCCGGTCGACGAGCCGTCGGGCGGCCCGCCCGTCCCGCCGGTCGTCGTCGGCGTCGTCGTCGTGCTGGCCGTGATCGGTGGCGTCGTCTGGTACCGCCGACGATGA
- a CDS encoding DUF4350 domain-containing protein, translating to MWRELGKRLVVLVLTVAIVLAVVAGGSTLLQSEDERTTLQNPEYEPDAVVPDPIEATGTVDPDPDPEADDTGTVVIDRGHANRFTRSDVEPLVDALVREGYHVEFYTDGDLATALEDADAFLVIDPGTEYLPGDVEDVRQFTGNGGRLVMIGEPDRTAISASIFGTSVATQESRLTTLASRYGMSVDTQYLYNQENADGTFKHVLARPTGGELAGVDETTMYTAAAVTARNGTVLLRSAPNTIKSGSDEVTGEYPVAVKRNDVLLLGDKTFMRGDRYRVADNERLIAYVAEFMIEGDYEAPPAEDDGADGETGVDDDGATPSANTTAAPVATET from the coding sequence ATGTGGCGTGAACTGGGGAAGCGGCTGGTCGTCCTCGTCCTGACCGTCGCCATCGTCCTCGCGGTCGTTGCCGGGGGTTCGACGCTCCTCCAGAGCGAGGACGAGCGGACGACGCTCCAGAACCCCGAGTACGAACCCGACGCCGTCGTCCCCGATCCCATCGAGGCGACCGGGACGGTCGATCCCGACCCCGATCCCGAGGCCGACGACACGGGGACGGTCGTCATCGACCGCGGGCACGCCAACCGCTTCACCCGGTCGGACGTCGAACCGCTCGTGGACGCGTTGGTTCGCGAGGGGTATCACGTCGAGTTCTACACCGACGGCGACCTGGCGACCGCACTTGAGGATGCGGACGCGTTCCTCGTGATCGACCCAGGGACGGAGTACCTGCCCGGCGACGTCGAGGACGTTCGGCAGTTCACGGGCAACGGCGGTCGGCTGGTGATGATCGGCGAGCCGGACCGGACGGCCATCAGCGCCAGCATCTTCGGGACCAGCGTCGCGACACAGGAGAGCCGGCTCACGACGCTCGCGTCCCGGTACGGGATGAGCGTCGACACCCAGTACCTCTACAACCAGGAGAACGCCGACGGGACCTTCAAGCACGTCCTCGCCCGGCCGACGGGCGGCGAACTGGCCGGCGTCGACGAGACGACGATGTACACGGCGGCGGCCGTCACCGCCCGGAACGGAACCGTCCTCCTCCGGAGTGCGCCGAACACGATCAAGTCGGGGAGCGACGAGGTGACCGGCGAGTATCCGGTCGCCGTGAAACGGAACGACGTCCTCCTGCTCGGCGACAAGACGTTCATGCGGGGTGATCGGTACCGCGTCGCCGACAACGAGCGGCTGATCGCGTACGTCGCCGAGTTCATGATCGAGGGCGACTACGAGGCGCCGCCCGCGGAGGACGACGGCGCGGACGGTGAGACGGGTGTGGACGACGACGGGGCCACGCCGTCGGCGAACACCACGGCTGCACCGGTGGCGACGGAGACGTAG
- a CDS encoding S49 family peptidase has translation MASRIGTLLTRIARSYVLFVVIGVVVGLALAPVAWNATSSDGTVAVVPVAGTIDGGTSAGVSAMLQRARSDPDVKAVVLLVNSGGGGAAASEELYLQTKRTSREMPVITSVDAAAASGAYYTIAPSDHIYAKPASTVGSVGVLATTPQALEPTTIVSTTGPNKLTGGDEREFNYVLESLGNAFIGAVFEQRGSEIQLSRTELEQARIYSGTQAVRNGLVDSIGGRQAAVEHAADEAGLDSYDVRVMRPDRTVRFLSRSNYVASTAPNKTMVSATYLYGEEPSGPVFLMVPATYLNTANDSARAVPRPTAATRLSPSPTVAAAAGGTHVA, from the coding sequence ATGGCGAGCAGAATCGGAACCCTTCTGACGCGAATCGCACGGTCGTACGTGCTGTTCGTCGTCATCGGAGTGGTCGTCGGCCTCGCGTTGGCGCCCGTCGCGTGGAACGCAACGTCGTCCGACGGGACGGTCGCGGTCGTTCCGGTCGCGGGAACCATCGACGGTGGGACGTCCGCTGGGGTGTCGGCCATGCTGCAACGGGCCCGCTCCGACCCGGACGTGAAGGCGGTTGTGTTGCTCGTAAACAGCGGGGGTGGTGGTGCCGCCGCCAGCGAGGAGTTGTATCTCCAGACGAAGCGGACCAGCCGGGAGATGCCGGTGATAACGAGCGTCGACGCCGCGGCGGCCTCCGGTGCGTACTACACCATCGCGCCGAGCGATCACATCTACGCAAAGCCGGCCTCGACGGTCGGGAGCGTGGGCGTGCTCGCGACGACACCGCAGGCGCTGGAACCGACGACTATCGTCTCCACGACGGGGCCGAACAAACTGACCGGCGGCGACGAGCGCGAGTTCAACTACGTTCTGGAGTCGCTGGGGAACGCCTTCATCGGCGCCGTCTTCGAGCAGCGTGGCTCTGAGATCCAACTCTCCCGGACCGAACTCGAACAGGCCCGCATCTACAGCGGCACGCAGGCGGTCCGGAACGGACTCGTCGACTCCATCGGTGGCCGACAGGCCGCGGTCGAGCACGCCGCCGACGAGGCGGGGCTCGACAGCTACGACGTGCGCGTCATGCGCCCCGACAGGACCGTGCGCTTCCTCTCGCGTTCGAACTACGTCGCGTCGACCGCCCCGAACAAGACGATGGTGTCGGCCACGTATCTCTACGGCGAGGAGCCGTCCGGACCGGTGTTTCTGATGGTGCCGGCGACGTATCTGAACACGGCCAACGACTCGGCGAGGGCGGTGCCGCGACCGACTGCGGCGACCCGCCTGTCGCCGTCTCCGACCGTCGCCGCGGCGGCAGGAGGCACCCATGTGGCGTGA
- a CDS encoding efflux RND transporter permease subunit, translating into MSALRQLFRTVGHEIQAHPVATLLVAALLLVTALGGAAQITSVTGDQAFTAENPTLERFDDTFDRGSISVLVRGEVTDPATLRAMARFDDRMSSVEDVAYVSSPADRVRAEYGRIPNSQAKIERVLGRSDLAFVRVVFDPGLTQPEERPIYVEALDAEEWARFPAGVGVIVTGSAAFSAQLSVLIQQSTNRLLGLAVGLMIVALFFLFRGVRLRLLPIVAVFMGVLYTFGAIGYAGVPNSTLTSAVFPILIGLGIDYSVQFHERYEEELETAPPREALPRALAGIGPPVFVAMLAAALGFGATWISTQGTPAFVWFAQTSIFGVLLTFLAGLIVLLPVLTLYARFRRRGLGELGVRELADGGWTGGSTDPDGDTDDDTPPTDPAGDGDGDDDPIDSERVGTFGRALGRTSRVLAANPAVVLLAAVLLMGAGFQAGTELGTLADTEEFIPQDLPAYVDLQQFRAETGGGTAVQYDVMVLGSDLRHPAVLRWMEDFERVAVGAPLVSGVDSPATLVAEYNGGEIPETEAGVDRVLDRVPARERARYYSDGYAHITVIATQDMTTDETLSFVTNVQDAITFSNPPPGVQAELTGTAAISPPSIVDQIESRNVTTGLGVVLIFGLLLAYYRRLVKAVAPLVPMFFVIGWQSLYMAALDIPVSPLGASLGALTVGIGAEYTIIVMERYYEEKARAGVSKLDAVETAATRVGKAISVSGMTTVFGFSALTLSPFPILADFGFLTVGVIFLTLVAALATLPPTLVVLDTLEDRVRAAIGRSGAGADPAP; encoded by the coding sequence ATGTCCGCGCTCCGACAGCTGTTCCGGACCGTCGGTCACGAGATTCAGGCCCACCCGGTCGCGACGCTTCTGGTCGCCGCGCTCCTCCTCGTCACGGCGCTCGGTGGGGCGGCACAGATCACGAGCGTCACGGGCGATCAGGCCTTCACCGCCGAGAACCCGACCCTCGAGAGGTTCGACGACACGTTCGACCGCGGGTCGATATCCGTCCTCGTCAGGGGCGAGGTGACCGATCCGGCGACGCTCAGGGCCATGGCCCGGTTCGACGACCGGATGTCGTCGGTGGAGGACGTCGCGTACGTCTCCAGCCCGGCCGACCGGGTGCGCGCGGAGTACGGCCGGATTCCGAACTCGCAGGCGAAAATCGAGCGCGTGCTCGGGCGCTCGGATCTGGCGTTCGTCCGGGTGGTGTTCGACCCGGGACTCACCCAGCCGGAGGAACGGCCCATCTACGTCGAGGCGCTGGACGCCGAGGAGTGGGCACGGTTCCCCGCCGGCGTGGGCGTCATCGTCACCGGCTCGGCCGCCTTCTCGGCACAGCTGTCCGTGCTCATCCAGCAGAGCACGAACCGGCTGCTCGGCCTCGCGGTCGGGCTGATGATCGTCGCGCTCTTTTTCCTCTTCCGGGGGGTTCGCCTGCGCCTCCTCCCCATCGTCGCCGTCTTCATGGGCGTCCTCTACACGTTCGGCGCCATCGGCTACGCGGGAGTCCCGAACTCGACGCTGACGAGCGCCGTCTTCCCCATCTTGATCGGCCTCGGCATCGACTACTCCGTCCAGTTCCACGAGCGATACGAGGAGGAGTTGGAGACGGCGCCGCCGCGGGAGGCGCTCCCGCGGGCGCTGGCGGGGATCGGTCCGCCGGTGTTCGTCGCGATGCTCGCCGCGGCGCTCGGCTTCGGTGCCACCTGGATTTCGACCCAGGGGACGCCCGCGTTCGTCTGGTTCGCCCAGACTTCTATCTTCGGCGTCCTGCTGACCTTCCTCGCGGGGCTGATCGTCCTGCTGCCGGTGCTGACGTTGTACGCACGCTTCCGGCGGCGAGGCCTCGGCGAACTCGGGGTGCGCGAACTCGCCGACGGCGGGTGGACGGGAGGCTCGACCGATCCGGACGGCGACACCGACGACGACACGCCGCCCACCGACCCGGCCGGCGACGGCGACGGCGACGACGATCCCATCGACTCCGAACGGGTCGGCACGTTCGGCCGCGCGCTCGGCCGGACCTCGCGGGTGCTGGCGGCCAATCCGGCGGTCGTCCTGCTCGCCGCCGTCCTGCTGATGGGCGCGGGCTTTCAGGCCGGGACCGAACTCGGTACCCTCGCCGACACCGAGGAGTTCATTCCGCAGGATCTACCCGCCTACGTCGACCTCCAGCAGTTCCGCGCCGAGACCGGCGGCGGCACGGCCGTCCAGTACGACGTGATGGTCCTCGGGAGCGACCTCAGACATCCGGCGGTGTTACGCTGGATGGAGGACTTCGAGCGAGTCGCCGTCGGGGCACCGCTCGTCAGCGGCGTCGACTCACCGGCGACGCTCGTCGCGGAGTACAACGGCGGCGAGATTCCGGAGACCGAGGCGGGCGTCGACCGCGTTCTCGACCGCGTCCCCGCCCGGGAGCGCGCTCGCTACTACAGCGACGGCTACGCACACATCACGGTGATCGCGACCCAGGACATGACGACCGACGAGACCCTCTCGTTCGTCACGAACGTCCAGGACGCGATCACGTTCAGCAACCCGCCGCCGGGTGTGCAGGCGGAGCTCACCGGTACGGCCGCAATCTCGCCGCCTTCGATCGTCGACCAGATCGAGAGCCGAAACGTGACGACGGGGCTCGGTGTCGTCCTCATCTTCGGCTTGCTGTTGGCGTACTACCGTCGGCTGGTGAAGGCCGTCGCGCCGCTGGTGCCGATGTTTTTCGTCATCGGCTGGCAGAGCCTCTACATGGCGGCGCTCGACATTCCGGTGTCGCCGCTCGGCGCCAGCCTGGGGGCGCTGACCGTCGGTATCGGCGCCGAATACACCATCATCGTCATGGAGCGGTACTACGAGGAGAAGGCCCGGGCGGGCGTGAGCAAACTCGACGCCGTGGAGACGGCCGCGACCCGCGTGGGGAAAGCCATCTCCGTCTCGGGGATGACGACCGTCTTCGGCTTCTCGGCGCTGACGCTCTCGCCGTTCCCCATCCTCGCGGACTTCGGCTTCCTGACCGTGGGTGTCATCTTCCTGACGCTGGTGGCGGCGCTGGCGACCCTTCCGCCGACGCTGGTCGTCCTCGATACGCTCGAGGACCGCGTCCGCGCCGCAATCGGGCGGTCCGGGGCGGGCGCCGACCCGGCGCCGTAG
- a CDS encoding CehA/McbA family metallohydrolase — protein sequence MQTTLRIDPHVHSEGSYDAHDPVELLLEQAAEIGLDGIVVTDHDVIHESLRAAELAPEYGLIGIPGVEVSTSVGHLLAIGVPEMPPRRAPLDETVEWVREHGGVAVVPHPFQRSRHGIPRRHLVDCDAVEVFNSWLFTGFRNRRARRFATERGYPALAASDAHSVPHVGRAFTELVIDDVARADLDGDAVLDGVRGGATRMRGRRQPIPASARHYAVGSARKSGYYAKAGALRGQAAARTGALRGAQLLAKLSPL from the coding sequence GTGCAGACCACGCTCCGAATCGACCCACACGTCCACTCCGAGGGCTCGTACGACGCGCACGACCCCGTGGAGCTGCTGTTGGAGCAGGCGGCCGAAATCGGGCTGGACGGCATCGTCGTCACCGACCACGACGTGATCCACGAGTCGCTTCGGGCGGCCGAACTCGCCCCCGAGTACGGTCTGATCGGAATTCCGGGCGTCGAGGTGTCGACGAGCGTGGGGCACCTGCTGGCTATCGGCGTGCCCGAGATGCCGCCGCGGCGCGCGCCGCTCGACGAGACGGTCGAGTGGGTGCGCGAGCACGGCGGCGTGGCGGTGGTGCCGCACCCGTTCCAGCGGAGTCGCCACGGGATTCCGCGGCGCCACCTCGTCGACTGTGATGCGGTCGAAGTGTTCAACTCGTGGCTGTTCACGGGGTTTCGAAACCGGCGGGCGCGGCGGTTCGCGACCGAGCGTGGCTATCCGGCGCTGGCCGCCAGCGACGCCCACTCCGTCCCACACGTCGGCCGGGCGTTCACCGAACTCGTCATCGACGACGTGGCGCGGGCGGACCTGGACGGCGACGCGGTGCTCGACGGCGTTCGGGGCGGGGCGACGCGGATGCGGGGTCGCAGACAGCCCATCCCGGCCTCGGCCCGGCACTACGCCGTCGGGTCGGCGCGCAAAAGCGGCTACTACGCGAAGGCGGGCGCGCTCAGGGGGCAGGCCGCGGCCAGAACCGGCGCCCTTCGGGGGGCACAGCTGTTGGCGAAGCTCTCGCCCCTGTGA